TTTGAACTATCTATTTTATTATCTACTTGGTTTAAAAAATCTGTCAAACTTTCATTAGTTCCATTCATTTTTCAATTACCAAAAATTACCTTTTTTTTCATAATAGATTTACCTTTCAGATTAAATGCCTATATAATTATATATTTTTAAAACTCAATAAAATAATTATTATAAATAAGCAAATAAAAAAAGCTAATCTAATTAGCTTTTAAATTAGTTAATTTACTTGCTGCATTTTTATCAATAATTATTGTGACATCATTATGTTTTTGTAATATTGTACAAGGTCATTTTTTTGTAATTTGTCCTTGAATTAAATGATAAATAGCTTCAGATTTATTATCTCCAGTTGCTAGTAATAAAATTTTTTTAGCATTCATTATTGATTGTAAACCCATTGAAATTGCTTGAGTTGGTACTTGATCTATTGAATCAAAAAATCTTGAATTTGCTTTAATAGTTGAATTTGTTAAATTAACAATTTGAGTTAAGGACTCAAAACTTGAATCTGGTTCATTAAATCCAATATGTCCATTAACTCCAAGTCCTAAAAGCTGTAAATCAATACCATTAGCTTTTTTAATTAGTTCATCATAAGCTTTTGGATTATCATAAAAACTAGCATTAGGTATATAACAATTATTTTTATTTATATCAATAAAATTAAATAGTTGTTCGTTCATAAAATAATAATAAGATTGTTTACTATTTTTATCTATATCTTTATATTCATCTAAATTAAAACTAATAACATCTTTAAAGCTAATTTGTTTTTCTTGATACATTTGAATTAGTTTTTTATAAGTATTAATTGGTGTGGAACCAGTTGCTAAACCTAATACACTATTAGGTTTATTTTTGATTTGTTCACTTATAATTTGCGCTGCTTTATTTGCAACTTGTTCTTCATTTTCTAAAACTATTAGTTTCATAATTATTGCTCCAATTACTAGTAAAAATATAAAGTAATTATATACTTATTAGTTTTTTAAAATAAAAAAAAGTAGTCTTATGACTACTTATAATTTTTGTGTTCAAGTGGTGGTCGTGGACGGAATTGAACCGCCGACACGCAGAGCTTCAGTCTGCTGCTCTACCGACTGAGCTACACGACCATAAAAAATGGCGACCCCAACGGGACTCGAACCCGTGATCTCCTCCGTGACAGGGAGGCGCGATAACCAACTTCGCTATGGGGCCATTGGTTGCGGGGGCAGGACTCGAACCTGCGGCCTCCGGGTTATGAGCCCGGCGAGCTACCAACTGCTCTACCCCGCGTTGTTTTTAAATTCTTAATAAATGGCGGAAGATGAGGGATTCGAACCCCCGCTCGGGTTTCCCCGACTCTCGGTTTTCAAGACCGATCCCTTCAGCCGGACTTGGGTAATCTTCCGTACTACCATTCTTTCATACTAAAAATATTTTTATTTTAATATGGTGGACCTTATTGGACTTGAACCAATGACCGTCCGGTTATGAGCCGGATGCTCTAACCAACTGAGCTAAAGGTCCATAAATAAATATGGTAGCGGGGGAGAGAGTTGAACTCTCGACCTTTCGGGTATGAACCGAACGCTCTAACCAACTGAGCTACCCCGCCATAATGGTGGACCCTAACGGGATCGAACCGTCGACCCCCTGCGTGCAAGGCAGGTGCTCTCCCAGCTGAGCTAAGGGCCCATTATTATAATGGTCGGGAAGACAGGATTTGAACCTGCGACCCTTCGGTCCCAAACCGAATGCTCTACCAAACTGAGCCACTTCCCGAATACTTGTTATTATGTTTTAAAGATAATAACAATTTATTTTCTAAATGGTGCGCCCGGAGGGACTCGAACCCCCAACCTTTTGATCCGTAGTCAAGCGATCTATCCAATTGATCTACGGGCGCATATAAAATTTATCTTTGTTATTATCTTATCATATTAAATGACTTTATTATTATAGATAATATCTTTACCATTTACAACATAAATAAGCAAAAAATATTAATAATTTTAAAAATATTTATAAAAATAATTTCTAAAATAAATCTATAAAAAATTAAAACTAAACTAAAGACATTTAAAATTATAAATCTTTAATTTAGTTTTAGATTAATTATTCTTATTTTTAGAAAAACTAAATGTTGAAACTTCTTTTATTTCATTAAAGTTATTATTAATAATTTCATTAGTAATATTCATTTTATTTAAAGCTATTTTAGTAGCATTATCATCTTTAATGATTTTATTTTCAAACATTAAGATTTTATAAATAGTTTGATAATAATGTTCTTTAAAAGAAAAACAATGATTACATGAATTATATAAAACTAATTCATCATTATCATTATAAATAGTTCTATTAATAAATAGTCTTAATGAATCAGTATGACTTGTTATTTGATCATTACACCCATGTATAAATAAACTAGCTGCTTTTGCTGGAACTAGTTTTTTATTTTCATACATATCAAATAAATTTAATTCCTCTTGGTTATGATTTGTTGCTAAAGTTTGTAGATCAATAGTTTTATTAATAATTTTTCTAGCTAATTTTTTATTAATAAAAAACTTTAATCTTTGTTCTCAGTTTTTATATAATAGTGATTCAATAGATCCATAAGTTGAATCACTGATTATAAATTTAACATTAGCTTTATCTAGTAACTCTTTGTTATTAATAGCTACATAATTACAAATATAAGCACCCATACTCATTCCAAATAATCCTAAAACTTGTACATTTTCACTTGTAATTAAATAATTAATAGCACTAATTAAATCTCTACTTTCAAATAACCCCATACTAATTACTTCAGTTTGATCAGATTCACCGTGATTTCTATAATCAAAAGATAATATATTATATCCAAGTTCTATAAAAGCTTTAGTATGAATTAATCCTAAATACTTATGTCCAGCAAATCAGTGAGATGAAATAATTCATTTTTTACTATCTTTATTAGTAATAAATTTAATAGCTTTAATTTTTATATTATCACTTGTAACAAAACTAACATTTTGTATTTTATTATCATCACATAATACTAATTCATCTCTTTTATAATAGTATTTCATGATTTTATTTAACTTATTAATATCATCAATTTTACTAATATATCCTAGTTTTTTATTTGATTTAAACACAGTTAAATTACCTGCTAATCAATAAATAAACTTAAAAGGTCTTTTAGCAGCTTTAAAAATTTTTCTACCTAGTCTTTTTTTAAAAGATTCATTATTTTTATTTTTCATAAACTTATTTTAATATGTATTTTAATTAATTAATAGCACACTTAAAAGTTTTTAGAAAATATAATTTACTATTGAAAAAAAAAAAAAAAAAAAACTATAATGAATATTTGCAATATAAAAGATAAATAAGGAATGAATAATTAATGAAAAAATTATTAACCATTTTAACTAGTTGTAGTTTTGGATTTTTAATAACAACTTCAATAATACTAGTTAATAAAAATAATGGTGAGAATAATATAATAAGTTATAATGCTCAGAGAAAAAAAGTTAATCATGAATTTGCTGATAATAAAACTAAAAAGAAAATAACAAAGATTGGTTACTACTACAGAGATGGAAAAACAATAATAAGTCAAATTCCTCCAACTGTTGAAGTGGTTGCAGCAGATCTACCAGAAGAAATAACTAGTTTAAGAAATGCTTTTTATGGAAATAGACAAAGTGTTCGCTTTGAAAAACAATGAGATACTAAAAACATAACTGATATGAGCAGTGTTTTTTATGATGCTAATTGAATAAATGATGCTAGCATTAAAAATTGAAATACTTCAAAAGTAACTGACATGAGTAAAATGTTTAAAAGAGCAAAAAGTTTTAATCAAGATCTTTCTAATTGAGATGTTTCAAATGTTAAAAATTTTGAGGGAATGTTTGACGATGCAAGCGATTTTAATAATGGAAACACTCCTTTAAAATGAGAAGGAAAACTAAATAAAGCTGAAAATATGAAAAGCATGTTTAAAAAGGCTTCTGATTTCAAACATAGTTTAGATAATTGAATAATGACAAAAAAAGTTGATTATCATGATTTTGGGTTAGAAGAAAAGAGACAACCTAAATGATTTATTGAACCACTAGTTCAAACTCCACCTAGTACATCTATAAACCAACCATCTAATTCTAGTGTCCCACTTACTCGTTCAGATGAGTCTTCAAGTTCATTATCACAAGGTTCCAATTCTAATTCTACTGATAACTCTAATAGCCTAATTTCAGATTCCATTATTAATCCACCAATTAATAAACAAAAAAACCCTATTAAAGAACCTGTAGAAAAATCATCAGAAAATGAGATTAAAAATCTTGAAACAAAAAATTCTACTACAAATTCAAAAAAAAGCAATTTAGAAAATGAAATATTACCAAAAGAAGAAAAGTTCAATCCAATAAATAAATCTCTAATACCAAAAGAAAATAAGGATAATTTATATAAAATACCTTCTGCACAACCAAAACCTAATACGATATTGAAACCAAACTCAAATAATGCTTTAGTTATAACTGGAGCTGCTTTAGGAACATTTACAGTTCTAGGAATTGGAGCTGGAGCTGGATATTATTATCGTAAAAATCTAAAGAATTTGTATTTAAGATCAACAGATAAAATAAAAGAGAGAATATCAAGAATTAAATCTAAAAAATAGTAAAAATGCAGAATTAACAATCTGCATTTTTTAGTTTTAATTATCATTTATTCTCTAATTTATATTTTGTAATTTCACAATATGTTTTGTAAATTTTAAACACTAATTAATATTTACTCTTGAAAAAAAAAAAAAAACTATAATGAATATTTGCAATATAAAAGATAAATAAGGAATGAATAATTAATGAAAAAATTATTAACCATTTTAACTAGTTGTAGTTTTGGATTTTTAATAACAACTTCAATAATACTAGTTAATAAAAATAATGGTGAGAATAATATTATTTATAATAGTAAAATTAAGGAAACAAATCATGAATTTGCAGATCCAAATACTAAAAGAATATTAACAAAGATAGGATACAAACAATCAGGAAATGAAGTTAGAATCAAGACTATTCCAACCACTGTTACTCAAATTAATGCACAACTTCCACAAGAAATAACAAGTTTAAAAAACGCATTTGTTGGAAATAGACAACAAATAAAATGAGGAACACCATGAGATACTAAGAACATAACAAATATGAGTGGTGTTTTTTATGGTCAAATATGAGTTAACGATCCTAGTATAAAAAAATGAGATGTTTCAAAGGTTACTGATATGAGTGATATGTTTCATGGAGCATTAGGTTTTAATCAAGATCTTTCTGAATGAGATGTTTCAAAGGTTGTCAATATGAATGGAATGTTTGATGGTGCAACTGAATACAACAACGACAATAAGCATCTAAGATGAGAAAATAAACTAGATTCAGTAAAAACAATGAAAAAAATGTTTAATAAAACTCCCTTCAAGCATGATCTAAAAAGTTGAAAGATGCCTAATGTTGTTAATAATGATGAGTTCGGCTTAGATTCTTCAAAACAGCCCGAATGAAAATTACCAACACCACCCTCTACTTCTATTTCGATACCTAGATCTGATTCACCAGTAGAAACGCCTAAAAAACCTGAAATTGATACTGATTCATCATCATTAAAGGACAAAAAAGAGGGTATTGAAACAGAATCAAGATCAAAATCTAGTTCATCTAGTAGTTCATCTAGTGAATCAAGACAAGAGACTCCATTATCAAATGATGATCCAAATTCTTTTACTCAACCTATAGAATCTGACTTAAATAATCAAATAGATTCTCCTAATGAAGATGTAGATCAAAAACAACCAGAAACACCTAAAGGTGAAAATGAGACTACTCAAGATACAAATAATATAAAAGATAATGTTAATAATCATAAAAATGATGGCATTCTTTATAAAATTCCACCGGTAAAACCTAATACCATAATAAAACCAAATTCACCAAATATAGCAATCATTACTGGAATTATTGTAGGAACATTTACAGTTTTAGGAATTGGGGTTGGAACTGGATATTATTATCGTAAAAATCTAAAAAACTTTTATTTAAATTCAGCTGACAAAACAAAGAACTTATACTTCAAATCTAAAGAAAAAATTAAAGATAAATTATCTAAGATGAAATCTAAAAAGTAAGAGAGATGCAGAATTGCCAATTAAGGTAATCTGCTTTTTTTGTATTTTATCTCTTTAAATTTACAGCCAGCTATTGACAGAATTTTTATATTCTATATAATGGAAGGGCACATTTTTATAATTAAAAATAAAAATAATCAAGCAAGAGAGTAAATTTATGAAGAAATTATTACCCATCTTTATGAGTTTTAACACCGCATTTTTAGTAACATCAACAATTTGAATGGTGACTCATTATAATGAAGACCATAAAATAAATTATAATGCTATAAGTTGAATAAAAAAGCATAAAACATCTGGTGATAGACTAACTGATATTGGTTATTACAAATCTGGAAATAATTACATAATACAGCAAATTCCACCAAGTGTTTCCGTAATTGCAGCACAATTGCCAGAGCAAATAACTAGTCTAAGAAATGCTTTTTACGGTAATAAACAACGTATTCGTTGAGAAAAGCAGTGAGATACAAAAAATATAACTGATATGAGCGCTACTTTTTATGATGCAATATGATTTGATGATGCAAGCATAAAGAATTGAAATACTTCTAAAGTGACAGATATGAGTAGAATGTTTCATAAAGCAAAAAGTTTCAATCAAGATTTATCAAATTGAAATGTCTCAAATGTTAAAAATTTTCAAAGTATGTTTGAAGAAGCAAATAGATTTAATAATGGTGACAAACCATTGAATTGAGGAGAAAAACTTAAGAGCGCTAGTAATATGAGCAAAATGTTTAAAAATACACCAGAATTTAAACAAAATTTAAATAATTGATTAATGACAACTGAAGTTGATAAAAATGATTTTGGGCTAGATTCTAGTTTACATCCAAAGTGATATGCTAAACCCCAATTACAGCCTCCCACAACTTCAAGTTCAATACCGAACAATTTTAATAATTTACCTAGATCAGATAATTCAAATTCTCCAATTTCTATTGATAATAATGTAACGCCTGATAGCGAAACATCAATTATAAAACCTAATACACCTGCAGTGCAACCTAAAAAAGATAATGAAATTTATGTAGAGGATAAAATAGAAAATCCCAAAATTGATAATAATCCTTACAAAATTCCATCAGCAAAACCTAACACTATAATAAAATCAAATTCGCCAAGTGCAGGACTTATTGCTGGATCTGTTTTAGGTAGTTTTACAGTTCTAGGAATAGTCGGTGGAACTAGTTATTATTATCGTAAAAATCTAAAAAACTTTTATTTAAATTCAGCCGACAAAACAAAGAACTTATACTTCAAATCTAAAGAAAAAATTAAAGATAAATTATCTAAAATTAAATCTAAAAAGTAAGAGAGATGCAGAATTGCCAATTAAGGTAATCTGCTTTTTTATGTTTTATCTATCTAAATTAAAAATTGATCATTGACATAATTCTTATATATAATGTATAGGCATATTTCTTACAATTAAAAATTAAAATAATTAAACAAGAGAGTGAAATAATGAAAAAACTATTAAATATTTTAACTACTAGTAGTTTTGTTTTTTTAATAACAGCAGGAATTGCTGCAGTTAACAAGAATAGTAATGAAAATAATATATATTTTAGTAAAAAGCTAACTTCTAGACCACACAAAATTGAAAAAGGTGTGTTAAAAGAAGTTGGATATGATGTTCTTCCTAATGGTGTTGTTCAAATTAAAAGAATTGATTATACTGTATCAACAATTACAGCTTTGTTGCCTGAAGAAATAACTAGTTTAAAAAGTGCTTTTCAAACTAACACCAATATGATTAATTGACAGGTTGTATGAGATACTAAGAATATAACTGATATGAGTTATGCTTTTTATAACACAACTTGAATAAATGAAAAATCAATAGCAAATTGAAATACTTCAAATGTAACAAACATGGAGGGTATGTTTGGTTTATCTAAGTCATTTAATCAAGATATTTCAAATTGAGATGTTTCAAAAGTAAAAAATTTCAAACAAATGTTCTATCATTCAACTGCATTTAATAATAATGAAAAACCGTTGAATTGAGATGTTAAATTAAAAAGTGCTGTGAATATGGAAAGTATGTTTGACAAAGCCTCTGCCTTTACTCAAAATTTAAGTGGATGAACTTTAAATAATAGTGTTAATAACAAAAATTTTGGCATCCAGCTAGATAGACAACCAAAATGAAAAGTAGAAGTTCCAAAACCTATTGAAAAATCTTTAAAACCTAATACAGCACCAAATAACTCAACACTGCCAGCAGATACTCCAGAGAATTTAGAAAACCAAGTGTCTCCCAAAAAATCAGAAACGGAGAAAAAACCTGAAATAGTAGATAAATTAGATAATATACCTAGTTCTCCTTCAATCTCTGAGACACCAAAAAACATAAATGATTCTATTGATACCCCTAATAATCTTATTATACAACCGCCTATTGAATCTAAACCTGAAATCAGTTCTGAAAAACCTAAACATCCATTAAGCACTGAAAATGAAACAATAGAAAAAAATGAATCACTAAAAGAAGACAAGATTAAAAACTCAAAAATTGATAATAATTCTTACAAAATACCAGCAAAACCTAACACTATAATAAAATCAAATTCGCCAAGTGCAGGACTTATTGCTGGATCTGTTTTAGGTAGTTTTACAGTTCTAGGAATAGTCGGTGGAACTAGTTATTATTATCGTAAAAATCTAAAAAACTTTTATTTAAATTCAGCCGACAAAACAAAGAACTTATACTTCAAATCTAAAGAAAAAATTAAAGATAAATTATCTAAAATTAAATCTAAAAAATAAGAAAAATGCAGGCCTATAATGATCTGCATTTTTTTATTATTTATCTAAACAACAATTTGTTTCTTTTTTATAAGCAATTACTTCAATTTCAATTAAAGCATCTTTTGGAAGAGCTGCTGCTTGAAAAGCACTTCTAGCAGGTTTGTGATCTTCAAAGAATTCTTCATAAATACTATTTACTAATGAAAAATCATTAATATCTTTTAATAAAACTAAAGTTTTAACTACATCAGTTTTGTCATATCCTGCTTGTTTTAAAATTTCATAAATATTATTTAAACTTCTTTTTGTTTGTAATTCAATATTATTTTCTAAAAGCATAGTTATAGGATCTAATCCTAATTGCCCAGATAAATACAAAGTACCATTGCAAATTTTAACAGCTTGACTGTATGGTCCGATTGCTTTTGGAGCATTTTCAGTATTAATTATTTTCATAATTACCTCCTAATTTAATTTTAAACAGATTTTTAGTTTTTCAACTAATTGTATTAATTCACTTCTAGGACAAGCAATATTTATTCTAAATCAGTCAGTTTGGCTTGTATAAAAATCAGAAGCTAAATTAATAATTAGATTTTGGTGCTGTAAATTGTTTTTAAATTCTTCACAACTTATATGATTAAACTTAATTCAAACTAAATAAGTTGCTTTTAGATCTATATAATCTAGTTGTTTATATTTATCTAAAAGATTTTCTTTTAAATATAAGTAGTTATTATAAATATATTCTTTAAACTCTTTTACTCAATCTAAAACTTCTTTATTTGTATATGCACTAATTAAAGCTTGTTGATAAAAAGAATTAGATAATCCAAATCCATTAATTAAATATTGTTGTTTAATTTTATCTAGTATATCTTTATTTTTACTAATTAAATAAGAACCTTTTAATCCAGCTAAATTAAACATTTTATTTGGAGAACTAACTACTACAAAATTATTATTTTTAGTTTCAAATTCTAATAAAGAATAAAATTTATCTTTTAAAACAATATCTCCATGAACTTCATCACTAACTATAATGACATTATACTTATTACAAATTTCAACAATTTTTAAAAGATCTTGAGCTTTTCAAACTACTCCAGAAGGGTTATGTGGACTACATAAAATAAACATTTTTACATTATGTTTTTTTATTTTATTTTCAAAATCAAGAAAATCAATTTCATAATTATGATCTTTAT
This genomic window from Mycoplasma mycoides subsp. capri contains:
- a CDS encoding BspA family leucine-rich repeat surface protein, which translates into the protein MKKLLTILTSCSFGFLITTSIILVNKNNGENNIIYNSKIKETNHEFADPNTKRILTKIGYKQSGNEVRIKTIPTTVTQINAQLPQEITSLKNAFVGNRQQIKWGTPWDTKNITNMSGVFYGQIWVNDPSIKKWDVSKVTDMSDMFHGALGFNQDLSEWDVSKVVNMNGMFDGATEYNNDNKHLRWENKLDSVKTMKKMFNKTPFKHDLKSWKMPNVVNNDEFGLDSSKQPEWKLPTPPSTSISIPRSDSPVETPKKPEIDTDSSSLKDKKEGIETESRSKSSSSSSSSSESRQETPLSNDDPNSFTQPIESDLNNQIDSPNEDVDQKQPETPKGENETTQDTNNIKDNVNNHKNDGILYKIPPVKPNTIIKPNSPNIAIITGIIVGTFTVLGIGVGTGYYYRKNLKNFYLNSADKTKNLYFKSKEKIKDKLSKMKSKK
- a CDS encoding RidA family protein yields the protein MKIINTENAPKAIGPYSQAVKICNGTLYLSGQLGLDPITMLLENNIELQTKRSLNNIYEILKQAGYDKTDVVKTLVLLKDINDFSLVNSIYEEFFEDHKPARSAFQAAALPKDALIEIEVIAYKKETNCCLDK
- a CDS encoding MalY/PatB family protein encodes the protein MNKFKTEFDKPFNRSKTHERRWCKDNIKQFYLLDDYDNFLNYSIADTNFKTPKVIVDTIVKIAKQQSYSYTCSIENSLDAIQTWYKQLHNIDLNTNQIILGHGTISALIQAVQALTNVNDNILIQSPVYKPFYNVIQTNNRNVIDNPLVYKDHNYEIDFLDFENKIKKHNVKMFILCSPHNPSGVVWKAQDLLKIVEICNKYNVIIVSDEVHGDIVLKDKFYSLLEFETKNNNFVVVSSPNKMFNLAGLKGSYLISKNKDILDKIKQQYLINGFGLSNSFYQQALISAYTNKEVLDWVKEFKEYIYNNYLYLKENLLDKYKQLDYIDLKATYLVWIKFNHISCEEFKNNLQHQNLIINLASDFYTSQTDWFRINIACPRSELIQLVEKLKICLKLN
- a CDS encoding Myrrcad domain-containing protein; the encoded protein is MKKLLPIFMSFNTAFLVTSTIWMVTHYNEDHKINYNAISWIKKHKTSGDRLTDIGYYKSGNNYIIQQIPPSVSVIAAQLPEQITSLRNAFYGNKQRIRWEKQWDTKNITDMSATFYDAIWFDDASIKNWNTSKVTDMSRMFHKAKSFNQDLSNWNVSNVKNFQSMFEEANRFNNGDKPLNWGEKLKSASNMSKMFKNTPEFKQNLNNWLMTTEVDKNDFGLDSSLHPKWYAKPQLQPPTTSSSIPNNFNNLPRSDNSNSPISIDNNVTPDSETSIIKPNTPAVQPKKDNEIYVEDKIENPKIDNNPYKIPSAKPNTIIKSNSPSAGLIAGSVLGSFTVLGIVGGTSYYYRKNLKNFYLNSADKTKNLYFKSKEKIKDKLSKIKSKK
- a CDS encoding Myrrcad domain-containing protein translates to MKKLLTILTSCSFGFLITTSIILVNKNNGENNIISYNAQRKKVNHEFADNKTKKKITKIGYYYRDGKTIISQIPPTVEVVAADLPEEITSLRNAFYGNRQSVRFEKQWDTKNITDMSSVFYDANWINDASIKNWNTSKVTDMSKMFKRAKSFNQDLSNWDVSNVKNFEGMFDDASDFNNGNTPLKWEGKLNKAENMKSMFKKASDFKHSLDNWIMTKKVDYHDFGLEEKRQPKWFIEPLVQTPPSTSINQPSNSSVPLTRSDESSSSLSQGSNSNSTDNSNSLISDSIINPPINKQKNPIKEPVEKSSENEIKNLETKNSTTNSKKSNLENEILPKEEKFNPINKSLIPKENKDNLYKIPSAQPKPNTILKPNSNNALVITGAALGTFTVLGIGAGAGYYYRKNLKNLYLRSTDKIKERISRIKSKK
- the nagB gene encoding glucosamine-6-phosphate deaminase, encoding MKLIVLENEEQVANKAAQIISEQIKNKPNSVLGLATGSTPINTYKKLIQMYQEKQISFKDVISFNLDEYKDIDKNSKQSYYYFMNEQLFNFIDINKNNCYIPNASFYDNPKAYDELIKKANGIDLQLLGLGVNGHIGFNEPDSSFESLTQIVNLTNSTIKANSRFFDSIDQVPTQAISMGLQSIMNAKKILLLATGDNKSEAIYHLIQGQITKKWPCTILQKHNDVTIIIDKNAASKLTNLKAN
- a CDS encoding alpha/beta hydrolase, producing the protein MKNKNNESFKKRLGRKIFKAAKRPFKFIYWLAGNLTVFKSNKKLGYISKIDDINKLNKIMKYYYKRDELVLCDDNKIQNVSFVTSDNIKIKAIKFITNKDSKKWIISSHWFAGHKYLGLIHTKAFIELGYNILSFDYRNHGESDQTEVISMGLFESRDLISAINYLITSENVQVLGLFGMSMGAYICNYVAINNKELLDKANVKFIISDSTYGSIESLLYKNWEQRLKFFINKKLARKIINKTIDLQTLATNHNQEELNLFDMYENKKLVPAKAASLFIHGCNDQITSHTDSLRLFINRTIYNDNDELVLYNSCNHCFSFKEHYYQTIYKILMFENKIIKDDNATKIALNKMNITNEIINNNFNEIKEVSTFSFSKNKNN
- a CDS encoding BspA family leucine-rich repeat surface protein — translated: MKKLLNILTTSSFVFLITAGIAAVNKNSNENNIYFSKKLTSRPHKIEKGVLKEVGYDVLPNGVVQIKRIDYTVSTITALLPEEITSLKSAFQTNTNMINWQVVWDTKNITDMSYAFYNTTWINEKSIANWNTSNVTNMEGMFGLSKSFNQDISNWDVSKVKNFKQMFYHSTAFNNNEKPLNWDVKLKSAVNMESMFDKASAFTQNLSGWTLNNSVNNKNFGIQLDRQPKWKVEVPKPIEKSLKPNTAPNNSTLPADTPENLENQVSPKKSETEKKPEIVDKLDNIPSSPSISETPKNINDSIDTPNNLIIQPPIESKPEISSEKPKHPLSTENETIEKNESLKEDKIKNSKIDNNSYKIPAKPNTIIKSNSPSAGLIAGSVLGSFTVLGIVGGTSYYYRKNLKNFYLNSADKTKNLYFKSKEKIKDKLSKIKSKK